A region from the Alnus glutinosa chromosome 5, dhAlnGlut1.1, whole genome shotgun sequence genome encodes:
- the LOC133869711 gene encoding protein PHLOEM PROTEIN 2-LIKE A9-like isoform X2, whose translation MGQRLPLLAHTKTPSATALRHRSKISSAFQEASNVVLHALTKVMKVALYEQNEKPSSALEEDLAELIQVSWLEITGSYELELKKTYEVGFKVSYTPEAFGWNGCPVYVMAKFGKKGKYIWKRAKLTDKAEKMPFEISEQALRITSDTENTLYFGLYEVWSGKWKGGLKIHEAFIKKVDT comes from the exons ACACCGTCGGCCACCGCTCTCCGTCACCG ATCTAAAATCTCTTCAGCCTTCCAAGAAGCCTCAAATGTAGTTCTTCATGCTCTCACCAAAG ttatgAAGGTTGCATTGTACGAGCAGAATGAGAAACCTTCTTCTGCCCTTGA GGAGGATCTTGCAGAATTGATACAGGTTTCTTGGCTGGAGATAACCGGTTCATATGAGTTGGAGCTTAAAAAGACGTATGAAGTTGGATTCAAGGTATCCTATACACCAGAGGCGTTTGGTTGGAATGGGTGTCCTGTTTACGTGATGGCCAAGTTTGGGAAAAAGGGTAAGTACATTTGGAAAAGAGCAAAATTAACGGATAAAGCGGAAAAAATGCCTTTTGAAATTTCTGAACAGGCACTGAGGATCACATCTGATACTGAAAATACGCTCTACTTCGGTTTGTATGAAGTGTGGAGTGGGAAATGGAAGGGAGGTCTGAAAATTCACGAGGCATTCATCAAAAAAGTAGACACATAA